The following are from one region of the Paenibacillus sp. KS-LC4 genome:
- a CDS encoding beta-ketoacyl synthase N-terminal-like domain-containing protein: protein MDKAYKYLVQGVQDKKIDRQVAIDLIKLLETEAVTDAGDIAIIGMAAKLPSASTIEEFWEVVESGVDCITGFPDTRSGDISRYLRFKGVPEEEIRYNKSAYLPEIDKFDYKFFKLSPREASLMDPCQRMFLETSWQAVEDAGYGGSRLEGSKTGVFVGYASNYRDMYAKMIEDIDPTALSIGLVGNLNAVISGRISYLLDLKGTSMVIDTACSSSLVAIDSACQALRSRTCEMAIAGGININTVPISKDYMQTGIESTDGVSRTFDNHSNGSGVGEGIGAIVLKPLKDALRDKDVIYAVIKGSATNQDGRSAGLTAPNPQAQTDVILQAWENAGIDPETIAYIETHGTGTNLGDPIEIQGIHSAFRRHTSKKQFCAVSSVKTNIGHLSEAAGIVSVIKAVMALKTKQLPPSIHFNHPNRSIPFEDSPVYVSAKLRAWETDGGPRRCGVSAFGISGTNCHVVLEEAPAQAVAEQKPRTPRLFTLSAKSEQILLELINLYSNYLAHNDQLNLDEVCYTANSGRGHYSHRLALLPTSIADLRDKLVNARLDDSEGARYYGAHRLIDSSKEALEANDLKVKEQERLSAEAAAIIAAYWAEPDAPSSLIEQVAGLYVKGADVDWDLLAGEVKPSKASLPAYPFERSRCWIDAPLQQQVQSLAEEERGLFYGFNWRAEQLSEDAERAQMADVLIIEDECRSSFVQATIDKLREQGRNVIVASLGSSFARIEANHYSLTCNEGDYDQLMVDLLGRPVTHILHMCGLSERLAAETLEQLEQSQQHGIYSLLYLTRSLMRHDPRSKRHMLLFTKLLHAVTGLEAKLNPEWATLVGLGKVIPQEFTQIACKAVDIDDFTQVEAIWPELEHFTKQYHVSYREGCRYTEEYGPIDPLKLEEVRTEIRDTGVYLITGGTGGIGLENAKYLASKANVNVALVNRSQLPPKEEWAAVIAGGEDEDTIRKIQKLQEIEALGSRITLHSVDIADYAAMAALIDGLRDEFGQINGIIHGAGIAGAGYLFKKDLHIFKNVLQPKVAGTWILDKLTREDQLDFFIMHSSGVSMVGEAGQGDYVSGNAYLDAFAAYRRKEGRHALALNWVSWKEAGMSVRFGINVDSFYKALPTVQAIESMDTALQRNMTRVLIGEMNESPEYVSLLKAFPFDLTEELNDRVSRLLNGSTEQAGHKVISNGNYDAAMLDQGRLIILPKGNSPVSNSSRPSKAALRGKQGEGYNAVEQEVANIFSTILGYPEIDIHDTLFELGGDSLLLMRIHKLIESAYPGKVTITDMFEFPSVQRLAQHINKEEQEQPVAAAASDVRQEARDIFEKLAEGNMSLEEAIHVIEDL from the coding sequence ATGGACAAGGCTTACAAATATTTGGTGCAGGGTGTTCAGGACAAAAAGATTGACAGGCAGGTAGCTATTGACTTGATTAAGCTGCTTGAGACAGAAGCTGTAACGGATGCCGGCGATATTGCGATTATCGGCATGGCTGCCAAGCTCCCGTCTGCGAGCACGATAGAGGAGTTTTGGGAGGTTGTCGAAAGCGGCGTTGATTGCATAACCGGATTTCCAGATACGCGCAGCGGCGATATTAGCCGTTACCTTCGATTCAAGGGGGTTCCTGAAGAGGAAATCCGTTATAACAAAAGCGCTTATTTACCTGAAATCGATAAATTTGATTATAAGTTTTTTAAGTTGTCCCCTCGTGAAGCAAGTTTGATGGACCCGTGCCAGAGAATGTTTCTGGAGACAAGCTGGCAGGCCGTTGAGGATGCGGGCTACGGAGGAAGCAGGCTGGAGGGCTCAAAGACAGGCGTGTTCGTCGGCTATGCCAGCAATTATAGGGACATGTACGCCAAAATGATTGAGGACATTGATCCTACTGCGCTTTCGATTGGCTTGGTCGGAAACTTGAACGCCGTCATCTCCGGCAGAATTTCTTATTTGCTCGATTTGAAGGGGACAAGCATGGTTATTGATACGGCTTGCTCCTCCTCGCTTGTTGCGATAGATTCGGCCTGCCAGGCGCTGCGCAGCCGCACTTGCGAAATGGCAATTGCTGGCGGCATCAACATTAATACGGTGCCGATCAGCAAGGACTATATGCAGACTGGCATAGAATCGACCGATGGGGTGTCGCGGACGTTTGACAACCATTCGAACGGTTCTGGGGTAGGAGAAGGCATTGGCGCAATCGTTCTGAAGCCGCTAAAGGACGCCTTGAGAGATAAGGATGTCATCTATGCGGTCATTAAAGGGAGCGCCACCAACCAGGACGGCCGGTCAGCAGGACTTACCGCGCCAAACCCGCAAGCACAGACAGATGTTATTTTACAGGCGTGGGAAAATGCCGGCATCGACCCGGAAACGATTGCTTATATTGAGACTCACGGCACTGGCACCAATTTGGGTGATCCGATTGAAATTCAAGGCATTCATTCGGCTTTCCGCAGACATACGAGCAAAAAACAATTTTGCGCGGTCAGCTCCGTGAAGACGAATATTGGTCATTTAAGCGAGGCAGCTGGCATCGTAAGCGTCATAAAAGCAGTCATGGCATTGAAGACGAAGCAGCTGCCGCCTTCGATCCATTTTAACCATCCGAATCGGTCGATTCCGTTTGAAGACTCGCCGGTGTACGTAAGCGCAAAGCTGCGTGCGTGGGAAACGGATGGAGGACCGCGAAGATGCGGGGTAAGCGCCTTCGGCATCAGTGGAACGAATTGTCACGTTGTACTGGAGGAGGCTCCTGCACAAGCAGTCGCGGAGCAAAAGCCCAGGACGCCGCGATTGTTCACATTGTCTGCCAAGTCGGAACAAATACTGCTTGAATTAATTAACCTTTATTCAAATTATTTGGCGCATAACGACCAGCTGAATTTAGATGAGGTTTGCTATACCGCAAATTCTGGCAGAGGTCATTACTCGCATCGGCTAGCGCTGCTTCCGACAAGCATAGCAGATTTGCGGGACAAGCTTGTCAATGCTCGTCTTGACGATAGCGAAGGAGCAAGATATTACGGGGCTCATCGGCTCATTGACTCCTCTAAGGAGGCGCTTGAAGCAAACGATTTGAAGGTCAAGGAGCAGGAGCGGCTAAGCGCAGAGGCGGCGGCAATAATAGCTGCTTACTGGGCTGAGCCCGATGCGCCCAGCAGCCTGATCGAGCAAGTAGCAGGGCTGTATGTCAAAGGCGCCGATGTGGATTGGGATTTGCTTGCTGGAGAAGTGAAGCCTTCAAAGGCATCGCTTCCTGCGTACCCTTTCGAGCGGAGCAGATGCTGGATCGATGCCCCGCTGCAGCAGCAAGTACAGTCTCTAGCAGAAGAAGAGCGCGGACTGTTTTACGGGTTTAACTGGAGAGCGGAGCAGCTGTCAGAGGATGCGGAGCGCGCACAAATGGCTGATGTGCTCATTATCGAGGACGAATGCCGTTCATCGTTTGTGCAGGCGACAATCGACAAGCTGAGGGAGCAAGGGAGAAATGTTATTGTAGCTTCCCTTGGAAGCAGCTTTGCGAGGATTGAAGCTAACCACTATTCGCTTACGTGCAATGAAGGCGATTATGACCAGCTGATGGTTGACCTGCTGGGGCGTCCCGTTACCCACATTTTGCATATGTGCGGACTATCCGAGAGACTTGCTGCCGAAACGCTGGAGCAGTTGGAGCAAAGCCAGCAGCACGGGATATACAGCCTGCTCTATTTAACAAGATCGCTCATGAGGCACGACCCGAGGTCAAAACGGCATATGCTGTTGTTTACGAAGCTGCTGCATGCGGTAACGGGACTGGAAGCTAAATTAAACCCAGAATGGGCAACGCTTGTTGGCTTAGGTAAGGTTATTCCACAGGAGTTTACACAAATCGCATGCAAAGCGGTAGATATTGACGACTTCACGCAAGTAGAGGCCATCTGGCCGGAATTGGAGCATTTTACGAAGCAATATCACGTGTCTTATCGCGAAGGCTGTCGGTATACGGAGGAGTACGGTCCGATAGATCCGCTCAAGCTGGAGGAAGTTAGGACGGAAATTCGCGATACCGGGGTTTACCTCATAACGGGCGGCACTGGAGGCATTGGGCTTGAAAACGCCAAATATTTGGCCTCCAAGGCAAACGTAAATGTAGCCCTTGTGAACCGTTCCCAGCTACCTCCAAAGGAGGAGTGGGCAGCCGTTATTGCAGGCGGCGAGGACGAGGATACGATTCGTAAAATCCAGAAGCTTCAGGAAATTGAAGCGCTGGGCAGCCGTATTACGCTCCATAGCGTAGATATAGCGGACTATGCAGCGATGGCGGCCCTTATTGACGGGCTAAGGGATGAGTTTGGACAAATTAACGGCATTATTCACGGTGCCGGCATAGCTGGTGCGGGCTATTTGTTCAAGAAGGATTTGCACATCTTCAAAAACGTGTTGCAGCCGAAAGTGGCGGGAACCTGGATATTGGATAAGCTTACCCGGGAAGATCAGCTCGACTTCTTCATTATGCACTCATCGGGCGTTTCGATGGTTGGAGAAGCTGGGCAGGGGGACTACGTTTCAGGAAACGCATATTTGGACGCTTTTGCTGCCTACAGGAGAAAAGAGGGGCGCCATGCGCTGGCGTTAAACTGGGTTTCCTGGAAGGAGGCGGGCATGTCCGTCCGCTTCGGCATCAACGTCGATTCCTTCTACAAGGCGCTCCCTACCGTGCAAGCCATTGAAAGCATGGATACGGCGCTGCAACGGAATATGACGAGGGTGCTCATCGGCGAAATGAACGAGAGTCCAGAATACGTTTCGTTACTTAAAGCATTTCCCTTTGATTTAACCGAGGAGCTAAACGATCGAGTCAGCCGATTGTTGAACGGAAGTACCGAGCAAGCAGGGCATAAAGTTATCTCCAATGGAAATTATGATGCCGCTATGCTTGACCAAGGCAGGCTGATTATTTTACCGAAAGGCAACAGCCCCGTGAGCAACAGCTCCAGACCTTCGAAAGCCGCGCTTCGGGGCAAGCAGGGAGAGGGCTATAATGCGGTCGAGCAGGAGGTAGCCAATATTTTCAGCACCATTCTTGGCTATCCCGAAATCGACATCCACGATACGTTGTTCGAGCTAGGCGGAGACTCGCTGCTGCTGATGAGAATCCATAAATTGATTGAGTCGGCGTATCCGGGCAAGGTGACGATTACCGACATGTTCGAGTTCCCTTCCGTTCAGCGGCTGGCGCAGCATATTAACAAAGAGGAGCAAGAGCAGCCAGTGGCCGCGGCAGCCAGTGACGTACGTCAGGAAGCAAGGGATATATTCGAGAAGCTTGCGGAAGGCAATATGAGTCTGGAAGAAGCCATTCACGTTATTGAAGATCTGTAG